In a single window of the Pseudomonas entomophila genome:
- a CDS encoding TldD/PmbA family protein, whose amino-acid sequence MFDSCTLLRQRFKALRSTAELFSLRHVKQSHQSLSVRRNVAEPPFFSQDEGAMLTVRVAGVEAYAATADLSQAGLQHALEQAEALARRIKASSLLDLSGQPAPTGRHDHVSPNFEQALPNLADCLALLAAESASVPKDSRLVDWQASLGISLVEQTYLNSAGAELRHAQRFVYPGLGVTASDGQDSQSRSLGRENFGQQGGFEVIERCGLVGAARRVADEALQLLLAPNTPSGQRDLLLMPDQMMLQIHESIGHPLEMDRILGDERNYAGTSFVKAADFGHLQYGSTLLNVTFDPTIGEELASYSFDDDGTPASKQYLIRDGLLVRPLGGALSQLRSGLDGVANSRACGWNRAPIDRMANLNIEPGDQSLEQLVGGIEHGILMRTNRSWSIDDARNKFQFGCEWGQLIENGELKGVVKNPNYRGISADFWRNLSAVGDGSTFQVLGTPNCGKGEPNQVVRVGHASPACVFRQIDVFGGDA is encoded by the coding sequence ATGTTCGACTCCTGCACCCTGCTGCGCCAACGCTTCAAAGCACTGCGCAGCACGGCCGAACTGTTCTCGCTTCGCCACGTGAAACAATCGCACCAGTCACTGTCGGTTCGGCGCAATGTCGCCGAGCCGCCCTTCTTCAGCCAGGACGAGGGCGCCATGCTCACCGTGCGGGTTGCCGGCGTCGAGGCCTACGCGGCCACCGCCGACCTTTCCCAGGCAGGCCTGCAACACGCCCTGGAACAGGCCGAGGCGCTGGCCCGGCGGATCAAGGCCAGCAGCCTGCTCGACCTGAGCGGCCAACCGGCGCCAACCGGTCGTCACGATCACGTCTCACCCAACTTCGAACAGGCGCTGCCCAACCTCGCCGACTGCCTGGCACTGCTGGCCGCCGAATCGGCCAGCGTGCCGAAGGACAGCCGCCTGGTGGACTGGCAGGCGAGCCTGGGCATCAGCCTGGTCGAGCAGACCTACCTGAACTCCGCCGGTGCCGAACTGCGCCACGCCCAGCGCTTCGTCTACCCGGGCCTGGGCGTCACCGCCAGCGACGGCCAGGACAGCCAGAGCCGCAGCCTGGGCCGGGAGAACTTCGGCCAGCAAGGCGGCTTCGAGGTGATCGAGCGCTGCGGCCTGGTCGGTGCGGCGCGCCGTGTGGCCGACGAGGCCCTGCAATTGCTGCTGGCCCCCAATACGCCGAGCGGCCAGCGCGACCTGCTGCTGATGCCCGACCAGATGATGCTGCAGATCCATGAATCCATCGGTCACCCGCTGGAGATGGACCGCATCCTTGGCGACGAGCGCAACTACGCCGGCACCAGCTTCGTCAAAGCCGCTGATTTTGGTCATCTGCAATACGGCTCGACATTGCTCAACGTCACCTTCGACCCGACCATCGGCGAAGAGCTGGCCAGCTACAGCTTCGACGATGACGGCACCCCGGCCAGCAAGCAGTACCTGATTCGCGACGGCCTGTTGGTCCGCCCCCTGGGCGGCGCGCTGTCGCAGCTGCGCTCGGGCCTGGATGGTGTCGCCAACAGCCGCGCCTGCGGCTGGAACCGGGCGCCGATCGACCGCATGGCCAACCTCAACATCGAACCGGGCGACCAGTCGCTGGAGCAGTTGGTCGGGGGGATCGAGCACGGCATCCTGATGCGCACCAACCGCTCCTGGTCCATCGACGATGCGCGCAACAAGTTCCAGTTTGGGTGCGAGTGGGGGCAGTTGATCGAGAACGGCGAACTCAAGGGCGTGGTGAAGAACCCGAACTACCGCGGCATCTCCGCCGACTTCTGGCGCAATCTGTCGGCGGTCGGCGACGGTAGTACCTTCCAGGTGCTTGGCACGCCCAACTGCGGCAAGGGCGAGCCCAACCAGGTGGTGCGGGTCGGCCATGCCTCGCCGGCCTGTGTGTTCCGCCAGATCGACGTCTTCGGGGGGGATGCCTGA
- a CDS encoding TldD/PmbA family protein, which yields MSTVYQQRFENLLDSLNAAVQPGEQFTLGYSAEQSHFVRFNHAKVRQAGLVSQASAQLRLVREGRQAEQQITLGDDAELDRQRLHAALAQLRQTLPLLPVDPYLSLDESAWHSHSLLAPPLPELDEVLALIAHEAANLDLVGIYAAGPICRGFASSFGAFGWHQANSFNIDWSLFHANGQAVKANYAGQTWRSEKFATRLRQAREQLEHLGRPAITLKPGSYRAYLAPAAMDEIAGMLCWGGFSAQSLATGNSSLQRLYNGDARLSPLVSFSEQISGSLSPAFSDEGSPRRDLLLIGEGRGLERLVSARSAAEFKLVANGADSHESPCALSLAPGNLPSAQILERLGTGLYISNLWYLNYSDLPAARMTGLTRFATFWVENGRIQGPVSTMRFDDSLYNLLGSQLEDLTQEREMILSTSTYGQRSTGSSHLPGALVKGLTLTL from the coding sequence ATGAGCACCGTGTATCAACAACGCTTCGAAAACCTGCTCGACAGCTTGAACGCCGCCGTGCAGCCGGGCGAGCAGTTCACCCTCGGCTACAGTGCCGAACAATCGCACTTCGTGCGCTTCAACCACGCCAAGGTGCGCCAGGCCGGCCTGGTCAGCCAGGCCAGTGCGCAACTGCGTCTGGTGCGCGAAGGTCGCCAGGCAGAACAGCAGATCACCCTGGGCGATGACGCCGAACTCGACCGTCAGCGCCTGCACGCAGCGCTCGCGCAATTGCGCCAGACCCTGCCGCTACTACCGGTGGACCCCTACCTGAGCCTCGACGAAAGTGCCTGGCACAGCCATAGCCTGTTGGCGCCGCCGCTGCCCGAGCTGGACGAGGTGCTGGCGCTGATCGCGCATGAAGCCGCCAACCTGGACCTGGTCGGCATCTACGCTGCCGGCCCCATTTGCCGAGGCTTCGCCAGCTCCTTCGGCGCCTTCGGCTGGCACCAGGCCAACAGCTTCAACATCGACTGGAGCCTGTTCCACGCCAACGGCCAGGCGGTCAAGGCCAACTACGCGGGCCAAACCTGGCGCAGCGAAAAGTTCGCCACACGCCTGCGTCAGGCCCGCGAGCAACTGGAGCACCTGGGCCGCCCGGCCATCACCCTCAAACCCGGCAGCTACCGCGCTTACCTGGCGCCCGCGGCGATGGACGAAATTGCCGGCATGCTCTGCTGGGGCGGCTTCTCCGCGCAATCCCTGGCCACCGGCAACAGCTCGCTGCAACGCCTGTACAACGGCGACGCGCGGCTGAGCCCGCTGGTGAGTTTCAGCGAGCAGATCAGTGGCTCGCTGAGCCCGGCGTTTTCCGACGAAGGCTCGCCCCGTCGCGATCTGCTACTGATCGGTGAAGGGCGTGGGCTGGAGCGACTGGTGAGTGCTCGCAGCGCCGCCGAGTTCAAGCTTGTGGCCAATGGCGCCGACAGCCATGAATCACCGTGCGCGCTCAGCCTGGCGCCGGGCAACCTGCCCAGCGCGCAGATCCTCGAACGCCTAGGCACCGGCCTGTACATCAGCAACCTCTGGTACCTGAACTACTCGGACCTGCCAGCGGCGCGCATGACCGGGCTGACCCGCTTCGCCACGTTCTGGGTCGAGAACGGCAGGATCCAGGGACCGGTGAGTACCATGCGCTTCGACGACAGCTTGTACAACTTGCTGGGCAGCCAGCTGGAGGACCTGACCCAGGAGCGCGAGATGATCCTGTCGACCAGCACCTACGGGCAGCGCAGCACCGGGTCGAGTCATCTGCCGGGGGCATTGGTCAAAGGGCTGACCCTGACATTGTGA
- the mdtD gene encoding multidrug transporter subunit MdtD yields MPDRAPLDPVTARWIPWVVAIAFFMQSLDGTILNTALPAMARSLAEDPLRMQGVIIAYMLTVALLIPASGWIADRFGTKRIFFSAILLFSFGSLLCAMANSLGLLILARVIQGLGGALMLPVGRLVVLRAYPRTELVRIMSFITIPGLLGPLLGPTLGGWLVEILTWHWIFLLNLPVGALGCYAVWKFIPDLRGAERTTFDGPGFLLFGAAMVLITIAMEGLGELHLPHLRVMLLLFAGMACLAAYWLRAGRDPEPLFSPSLFRVRTFAIGILGNLFARLGSGALPFLVPLLLQVALGYSPAQAGMSMIPLAAAAMVAKSIARPLIERLGYRIVLTGNTLLLGLLLASLGLIDEQTPYALLLVQLALLGAVNSMQFTAMNTVTLIDLDDASASSGNSLLSVVAQLSLSLGVACAGALLGGFTAAGSAEGVESTLGAFQLTFVTIGVMAMLAAAIFLQLAPTDGRRARRPEEHVES; encoded by the coding sequence ATGCCCGACCGTGCCCCGCTGGACCCCGTCACCGCCCGCTGGATCCCCTGGGTGGTGGCCATCGCCTTCTTCATGCAGTCGCTCGACGGCACCATCCTCAACACCGCGCTGCCAGCCATGGCCCGCTCCCTGGCCGAGGACCCGCTGCGCATGCAGGGGGTGATCATCGCCTACATGCTTACCGTGGCCCTGCTGATCCCGGCCTCGGGCTGGATCGCCGACCGTTTCGGTACCAAACGCATCTTCTTCAGCGCCATCCTGCTGTTCAGCTTCGGCTCGCTGCTGTGCGCCATGGCCAACAGCCTGGGCTTGCTGATCCTGGCCCGGGTGATCCAAGGCCTGGGTGGCGCGCTGATGCTACCGGTAGGGCGGCTGGTGGTGCTGCGCGCCTACCCACGCACCGAGCTGGTGCGGATCATGAGTTTCATCACCATTCCCGGCCTGCTCGGGCCGTTGCTAGGGCCAACGCTCGGCGGCTGGCTGGTGGAGATCCTCACCTGGCACTGGATCTTCCTGCTCAACCTGCCGGTGGGCGCCCTCGGCTGCTACGCGGTATGGAAGTTCATCCCCGACCTGCGCGGCGCTGAACGCACCACCTTCGATGGCCCGGGCTTCCTGCTGTTCGGCGCGGCGATGGTGCTGATCACCATCGCCATGGAGGGCCTGGGCGAGTTGCACCTGCCGCACTTGCGGGTGATGCTCTTGCTGTTCGCCGGCATGGCCTGCCTGGCCGCCTACTGGCTGCGCGCCGGGCGTGACCCGGAGCCGTTGTTCTCGCCGTCGCTGTTTCGCGTGCGCACCTTCGCCATCGGCATCCTCGGCAACCTGTTCGCCCGCCTGGGCAGCGGCGCCCTGCCCTTCCTCGTGCCCCTGCTGCTGCAGGTGGCGCTGGGCTATTCGCCGGCCCAGGCCGGCATGAGCATGATCCCGCTGGCTGCGGCGGCAATGGTCGCCAAGTCCATCGCCCGGCCACTGATCGAGCGCCTGGGATACCGCATCGTGCTCACCGGCAACACCCTGCTGCTGGGCCTGTTGCTGGCCAGCCTGGGGCTGATTGACGAGCAGACACCCTATGCCTTGCTGCTGGTGCAACTGGCGCTGCTGGGGGCGGTGAACTCGATGCAGTTCACGGCGATGAACACGGTGACCCTGATCGACCTTGACGACGCCAGCGCCAGCAGTGGCAATAGTTTGTTGTCGGTGGTCGCGCAGCTGTCGCTGAGCCTGGGTGTGGCCTGCGCCGGTGCCTTGCTCGGTGGCTTCACCGCGGCCGGCAGCGCCGAGGGCGTCGAGAGCACGCTGGGCGCGTTCCAGCTGACCTTCGTCACCATTGGGGTGATGGCCATGCTGGCGGCGGCGATCTTCCTGCAACTGGCGCCGACGGACGGAAGGCGCGCCCGTCGTCCGGAAGAACACGTCGAGTCGTAG
- the dbpA gene encoding ATP-dependent RNA helicase DbpA — protein sequence MLANLDALGYASMTPIQAQSLPVILKGQDLIAQAKTGSGKTAAFGIGLLNPINPRYFGCQALVLCPTRELADQVAKELRRLARAEDNIKILTLCGGVSLGPQIASLEHGAHIIVGTPGRIQQHLDKGTLVLDGLNTLVLDEADRMLDMGFFDAIASIIGKTPSRRQTLLFSATYPAGIEQLAKAFMRQPQQVKVEALHSDSQIEQRFIEIDPQQRLEAVTRVLGHYRPQSCVAFCFTKQQCEDLVTHLTAKGIVAQALHGDLEQRDRDQVLTMFANRSSSVLVATDVAARGLDIDGLDLVINVELARDAEIHVHRVGRTGRAGEKGVAISLVAPAEGHRAQAIEDLQNKPLRWEQLDNLKSKGGEPLLPAMTTLCIGAGRKDKLRPGDILGALTGDAGLPGKQVGKIAIFDFVAFVAVERAVAKQAMQRLNSGKIKGRALKVRIV from the coding sequence ATGCTGGCCAACCTGGACGCCCTAGGCTATGCCTCGATGACCCCGATCCAGGCCCAGAGCCTGCCGGTCATCCTCAAAGGCCAGGACCTGATCGCCCAGGCCAAGACCGGCAGCGGCAAGACCGCCGCCTTCGGCATCGGCCTGCTCAACCCGATCAACCCGCGCTACTTCGGTTGCCAGGCGCTGGTGCTGTGCCCGACCCGCGAGCTGGCCGACCAGGTGGCCAAGGAGCTGCGCCGCCTGGCCCGCGCCGAGGACAACATCAAGATCCTCACCCTGTGCGGCGGCGTGTCGCTCGGCCCGCAGATCGCCTCACTGGAGCACGGCGCACACATCATCGTCGGCACCCCGGGGCGCATTCAGCAGCACCTGGACAAAGGCACCCTGGTGCTCGATGGGCTCAACACCCTGGTGCTCGACGAAGCCGACCGCATGCTCGACATGGGCTTCTTCGACGCCATCGCCAGCATCATCGGCAAGACCCCGTCGCGCCGCCAGACCTTGCTGTTCTCCGCCACCTACCCGGCCGGCATCGAGCAACTGGCCAAGGCCTTCATGCGCCAGCCACAGCAGGTCAAGGTCGAGGCGCTGCACAGCGACAGCCAGATCGAACAGCGCTTCATCGAGATCGACCCGCAACAGCGCCTGGAAGCAGTGACCCGCGTGCTCGGCCACTACCGCCCGCAGTCCTGCGTGGCGTTCTGCTTCACCAAGCAGCAGTGCGAGGACCTGGTCACCCACCTGACCGCCAAGGGCATTGTCGCCCAGGCCCTGCACGGCGACCTGGAACAGCGTGACCGTGACCAGGTGCTGACGATGTTCGCCAACCGCAGCAGCTCGGTGCTGGTGGCCACCGACGTGGCCGCCCGCGGCCTGGACATCGATGGCCTGGACCTGGTGATCAACGTCGAACTGGCCCGTGACGCCGAGATCCATGTACACCGTGTCGGCCGTACCGGCCGTGCCGGCGAGAAAGGCGTGGCGATCAGCCTGGTGGCCCCAGCCGAAGGCCACCGCGCCCAGGCCATCGAAGACCTGCAGAACAAGCCGCTGCGCTGGGAACAGCTGGACAACCTCAAGAGCAAGGGCGGCGAGCCGCTGCTGCCGGCGATGACCACCCTGTGCATCGGCGCCGGGCGCAAGGACAAGCTGCGCCCGGGCGACATCCTCGGCGCGCTGACCGGCGATGCCGGGCTGCCGGGCAAGCAGGTAGGCAAGATCGCCATCTTCGACTTCGTGGCGTTCGTCGCCGTGGAGCGGGCGGTGGCCAAGCAGGCCATGCAGCGGCTGAACAGCGGCAAGATCAAAGGCCGCGCCCTCAAAGTCCGCATCGTCTGA
- a CDS encoding NAD(P)/FAD-dependent oxidoreductase, with protein sequence MQSTDVIILGAGAAGLMCALLSAQRGRRVLVLDHANKPGKKILMSGGGRCNFTNLYTEPANFLSHNPHFCKSALARYTQWDFIELVCKHGVPYHEKKLGQLFCDNKSSDILDMLLAECDNAGAELRMNTRIEQIEKTEAGYTLQTSAGPFACQSLVIATGGLSIPTLGASGFGYQVARQFGHELLPTRAGLVPFTITEPQLKALCTELSGTSLDCIASCNGTSFRENLLFTHRGLSGPAVLQISSFWEAGDTVEINLLPDRDALEWLQGQQVERPNSELKTVLGEVFTRKLANLLAEQWFVSKPLKQYTPAELTQIAEQLSAWQVVPAGTEGYRTAEVTLGGVDTREVSSKTMESLKSPGLYFIGEVLDVSGHLGGFNFQWAWASANAAAQFV encoded by the coding sequence GTGCAATCCACCGACGTGATCATCCTCGGCGCCGGCGCCGCCGGCCTGATGTGTGCCCTGCTCAGCGCCCAGCGCGGGCGCCGGGTGCTGGTGCTCGACCACGCCAACAAGCCGGGCAAGAAGATCCTCATGTCCGGCGGCGGGCGCTGCAACTTCACCAACCTGTACACCGAGCCTGCCAACTTCCTTTCGCACAACCCGCACTTCTGCAAGTCGGCGCTGGCCCGCTACACCCAGTGGGACTTCATCGAGCTGGTGTGCAAGCACGGCGTGCCATACCACGAGAAAAAGCTCGGCCAGCTGTTCTGCGACAACAAGTCCAGCGACATCCTCGACATGCTCCTGGCCGAGTGTGATAACGCGGGCGCCGAATTGCGCATGAACACCCGCATCGAACAGATCGAGAAAACCGAGGCCGGCTACACCTTGCAGACCAGCGCCGGGCCGTTCGCCTGCCAGTCGCTGGTGATCGCCACTGGCGGCCTGTCGATCCCGACACTGGGCGCCAGTGGATTCGGCTACCAGGTTGCCCGCCAGTTTGGCCATGAACTGCTGCCGACGCGCGCCGGCCTGGTGCCGTTCACCATCACCGAGCCCCAGCTCAAGGCGCTATGCACCGAGCTGTCCGGCACCTCGCTGGATTGCATCGCCAGCTGCAACGGCACGAGTTTTCGCGAGAACCTGCTGTTCACCCACCGCGGCCTCAGCGGCCCGGCGGTCCTGCAGATCTCGTCGTTCTGGGAGGCCGGCGACACGGTTGAAATCAATCTGCTGCCCGACCGCGACGCACTGGAGTGGCTGCAAGGCCAGCAGGTCGAACGCCCCAACAGCGAGCTGAAGACCGTGCTGGGCGAAGTGTTCACCCGCAAGCTGGCCAACCTGCTGGCCGAGCAGTGGTTCGTTTCGAAACCCTTGAAACAGTACACACCGGCAGAATTGACCCAGATCGCCGAGCAACTGTCGGCCTGGCAGGTGGTGCCAGCGGGCACCGAGGGCTATCGCACCGCCGAGGTCACCCTCGGTGGCGTGGATACCCGCGAAGTGTCGTCCAAGACCATGGAATCGCTGAAAAGCCCGGGGCTCTACTTCATCGGTGAAGTGCTGGACGTGAGCGGGCACCTGGGCGGTTTCAACTTCCAGTGGGCCTGGGCTTCGGCCAACGCCGCGGCGCAGTTCGTGTAG